In Methanobacteriaceae archaeon, the following are encoded in one genomic region:
- the speB gene encoding agmatinase, with product MYLYTENPLKFAFSKDLNTALSTDNPGFGILGVPFDSTTTYQSGARFGPFFVRESSYNFEKYNLFLDKVMDANVFDLGNLEVVPGNLEKTYQHLESVISSMSEDGLIPLTIGGEHSISYGVIDALHKRDDLNTQDITLLHFDAHMDLRDDYMGEKYSHATVMRRVHEKNPSRIIQMGIRSASLEEAEFARENGIDFYSPQEIREDLRQMEKIIHHIDGPIYVTVDMDVLDPAFAPSVGTPAPCGISPQELESLIFQLKGKEVVGFDVVEVSSTSIGDVTSHNAAKVLLDFLFLV from the coding sequence ATGTATCTTTACACTGAAAATCCTCTAAAATTTGCTTTTTCTAAGGATTTAAACACTGCACTTTCCACTGATAACCCTGGTTTCGGTATTCTGGGTGTGCCCTTTGACAGTACCACCACCTACCAATCAGGGGCGCGTTTTGGTCCTTTTTTTGTGAGAGAATCTTCATACAACTTCGAGAAATACAACCTATTCCTGGATAAAGTCATGGATGCAAATGTCTTTGACCTGGGGAATCTGGAAGTTGTTCCTGGAAACCTGGAAAAAACCTACCAACACCTGGAATCTGTGATATCTTCCATGTCAGAAGACGGTTTAATCCCCTTAACCATTGGCGGTGAGCACAGCATCAGTTATGGAGTTATAGATGCTCTTCACAAGCGAGATGATCTTAATACACAAGATATTACCCTGCTGCATTTTGATGCCCATATGGATCTTAGAGACGATTATATGGGGGAGAAATACTCCCATGCCACAGTGATGAGACGGGTGCATGAAAAAAACCCCAGCAGGATAATCCAGATGGGTATTCGTTCTGCTTCTTTAGAAGAAGCAGAATTTGCCCGGGAGAATGGTATTGATTTTTACTCTCCCCAGGAGATAAGGGAAGACCTCCGCCAGATGGAAAAAATTATTCACCATATAGATGGACCCATCTATGTAACCGTGGATATGGATGTTCTGGACCCTGCTTTCGCTCCCAGTGTAGGAACACCAGCTCCCTGCGGTATAAGCCCCCAGGAACTGGAAAGCCTGATTTTTCAACTCAAAGGAAAAGAAGTGGTTGGATTTGACGTGGTTGAAGTTTCATCCACATCCATTGGAGATGTTACATCACATAACGCGGCCAAAGTACTTTTAGACTTTTTATTTCTGGTGTGA
- a CDS encoding translation initiation factor IF-5A → MSTKVVEVKTLKVGKYVVLDGEASKIVNIQTSSPGKHGAAKARVDAIGIFDNQKRNLVKPVDAKIEVPIIDKRTAQVLALMGSDVQLMDLETYETFEVPIPDDMRDELIEGAEVGYIVAMGNKKLMRVK, encoded by the coding sequence ATGTCAACTAAGGTTGTGGAAGTTAAAACGCTTAAAGTAGGTAAATATGTGGTATTGGATGGTGAAGCATCTAAAATTGTGAATATTCAGACTTCATCCCCTGGAAAACACGGGGCAGCGAAGGCCCGTGTTGATGCCATTGGAATTTTTGATAATCAAAAAAGAAACCTGGTTAAACCAGTAGATGCCAAAATCGAAGTCCCCATTATTGACAAAAGAACCGCCCAGGTACTGGCTCTGATGGGTAGCGATGTTCAGCTCATGGATCTGGAGACCTATGAAACCTTTGAAGTGCCCATACCCGATGATATGCGTGATGAGCTTATTGAAGGGGCTGAAGTAGGCTACATCGTGGCCATGGGTAACAAAAAACTCATGAGAGTTAAATAA
- a CDS encoding arginine decarboxylase, pyruvoyl-dependent, whose product MKVSITSGKSEGPTRLNAFDNALLDAGIGDVNLIPVSSILPRDTEIVELPPIKEGEMVNCVLASAHSDQPGDLITAALAVATSNDFGCVVEHSGINQDPEKIKQEAEAMVKYMMQVRGLTTREIIIQYESHKVKKEAVAVAALVYLK is encoded by the coding sequence ATGAAAGTGTCAATAACCTCTGGAAAATCTGAAGGACCCACACGACTAAATGCCTTTGACAATGCCCTACTGGATGCAGGAATTGGGGATGTGAATCTCATACCAGTTTCCAGCATACTACCCCGGGACACAGAGATAGTGGAACTTCCCCCTATTAAAGAAGGTGAAATGGTAAATTGTGTCTTGGCCTCGGCACATTCAGACCAACCAGGAGATTTGATAACTGCAGCACTGGCAGTTGCAACTTCCAATGACTTCGGATGCGTAGTGGAGCACTCAGGCATTAACCAGGACCCTGAAAAGATTAAACAGGAAGCAGAGGCCATGGTTAAATATATGATGCAGGTGAGGGGGCTTACCACAAGGGAAATCATCATACAATATGAAAGTCATAAAGTAAAAAAAGAGGCAGTGGCAGTGGCAGCACTGGTATATCTAAAATAA
- a CDS encoding bifunctional fructose-bisphosphatase/inositol-phosphate phosphatase, producing MDDKTQEFWNEICQELIEETENAISPFIGSEKGGEIVKMGADGTPTTRIDIIAEQKVIEILQSVGKPLKLISEEIGEVNIGKGQPEVVVVVDPLDGTSNALKNIPAYGISVAVAPVPPEHNGRLTIQDIQMGFVKNYATNDLYTAFKGKGASINGKNLTPSSKQDLSHVSLGAYVYRMNMGRIENLCKSVRRMRILGAVAIEIAYVADGTYDAFVDVRNNLRLVDVAAAKLILEESGGVVTDRFGQALSGELDVLEKTSLIATCNQVIHGEIMSIVEGI from the coding sequence ATGGATGATAAAACTCAGGAATTTTGGAATGAAATCTGCCAGGAGCTAATTGAAGAAACTGAAAATGCAATATCACCATTCATAGGGTCTGAAAAAGGGGGAGAAATAGTTAAAATGGGGGCTGATGGAACACCAACCACAAGAATCGATATCATCGCAGAACAAAAGGTTATAGAAATCCTCCAGAGTGTTGGCAAGCCTTTAAAATTGATCAGTGAAGAAATTGGCGAAGTTAATATAGGCAAAGGCCAACCAGAGGTGGTGGTGGTGGTTGATCCACTTGATGGGACCAGCAATGCACTTAAGAATATACCTGCCTATGGGATATCAGTGGCAGTGGCACCAGTCCCCCCTGAACACAATGGCAGACTAACCATTCAGGATATACAAATGGGATTTGTAAAAAACTACGCCACAAATGATCTCTACACAGCATTTAAGGGTAAAGGTGCTTCAATTAATGGGAAAAATCTAACACCATCTTCTAAACAAGATTTATCCCACGTATCTTTGGGGGCTTATGTTTACAGAATGAACATGGGGAGAATAGAAAATCTTTGTAAAAGTGTTAGGAGAATGAGAATTCTGGGAGCAGTGGCCATAGAAATAGCTTATGTTGCTGATGGGACTTACGACGCCTTTGTTGATGTCAGGAACAACTTAAGATTGGTGGATGTGGCCGCAGCCAAGCTGATCCTGGAAGAAAGTGGAGGGGTGGTTACGGATCGTTTCGGCCAGGCCTTGAGTGGAGAATTAGATGTCCTGGAGAAAACTTCCCTGATCGCCACTTGTAACCAGGTTATTCATGGTGAAATAATGAGTATAGTGGAGGGGATCTAA
- a CDS encoding NAD(+) kinase → MKMGLVARSDVKEAVELAGQLADFLIKRGVNIVLDTPLAQELGRYQDKQCALEDMQVDMMVAVGGDGTILRTQSYISGKKIPLIGINMGTVGFLTEIDPENAFNALEEVLAGNYSVERRNQLLVWHNHELPPALNEVVLMTRKPAKMLHIQVSVDDEIVEELRADGLIIATPSGSTAYSMSAGGPIIDPRVKAFIIVPICPFKLGSRPTVVSDESIIKVKLLREGKKAIAVIDGQFEEEINYMDEITFRKSENCAYFVRLTKDFYRKVREKLTQGGINQ, encoded by the coding sequence ATGAAGATGGGACTGGTGGCCCGTAGCGATGTTAAAGAGGCCGTAGAATTAGCAGGTCAACTGGCTGATTTTTTGATAAAAAGAGGAGTTAACATTGTTCTGGATACACCTCTAGCCCAAGAACTGGGCAGATATCAGGATAAACAGTGTGCACTGGAGGATATGCAGGTGGATATGATGGTGGCTGTAGGGGGAGATGGCACCATACTCCGCACCCAGAGTTACATCAGCGGAAAAAAAATCCCCCTCATAGGGATTAACATGGGAACAGTGGGCTTCTTAACTGAGATAGATCCTGAAAATGCTTTCAATGCCTTAGAAGAGGTTCTTGCCGGGAATTATTCAGTGGAAAGGAGAAATCAGCTCTTAGTATGGCACAATCACGAGTTACCCCCCGCCCTAAATGAAGTGGTTCTCATGACCCGTAAGCCAGCTAAAATGCTCCACATTCAGGTAAGTGTTGATGATGAGATTGTGGAGGAGCTACGTGCCGATGGTCTGATCATTGCCACCCCCAGTGGTTCCACAGCCTATTCCATGTCTGCAGGGGGACCTATCATTGACCCCCGGGTGAAAGCGTTTATAATAGTCCCTATATGCCCCTTTAAACTAGGATCCAGACCCACAGTAGTTTCAGATGAAAGCATAATAAAGGTCAAACTATTAAGAGAAGGTAAAAAGGCCATTGCAGTGATTGATGGTCAGTTTGAAGAGGAAATAAACTACATGGACGAGATCACCTTCCGCAAATCAGAAAACTGCGCCTACTTTGTGCGTTTAACCAAAGATTTCTATCGTAAAGTAAGAGAAAAATTAACTCAGGGTGGAATAAACCAATGA
- the cfbE gene encoding coenzyme F430 synthase: MKVLMVDTTHGGAVLASEFSKKQGFEVFAWDIYHTLSSEEKAALEDQNVQLVDASFLDKYSQEEFKNPPETNTFGTGKGDESFSFESGGSTIFDGGKSGFEANPLRTAKNDELLVVAPVHCNIPYPVHMTHHEAVRYLLKDRIRVPVIEVTGVKGKTSAVAILKEIYRDENPLILSSLGVEIVKDGRVINLLKDISITPASIITAWKLAEEFSQKENFRVGLCIFESSLGGTGLAEVGVITNIAEDYSIAQKKSCASKAKAQMFESKLVVCDHDSYQNIYSQSSNSPTLDQKTNTYSLQEGSNLTVSHVNYGLFKTSFLVNACDLKTRDGKCINTSFECSTFAPADYHLENVLSAICSSLSMGTHPETIIRGLERFKGLPGRTSINNHYFAAHGGVRVFEEINPGINVTAVRKAVNMIQEYEKPALVLGGSYGVTCEEIDERSLSKYLEQVSKEITVILTGELGRSINDKMNSKLIYHSQIDQAVNKARDKGALNILLIFRSNYADLRRR, encoded by the coding sequence ATGAAAGTTCTGATGGTTGATACCACCCATGGGGGAGCCGTACTGGCCAGTGAATTCTCCAAAAAGCAAGGCTTTGAAGTTTTCGCCTGGGATATATACCATACCCTATCCTCTGAAGAGAAGGCAGCACTGGAAGATCAGAATGTTCAGCTGGTTGATGCTTCATTTTTAGATAAATATTCACAAGAAGAATTCAAAAATCCCCCAGAAACTAACACATTTGGCACTGGAAAAGGTGATGAGTCATTCTCTTTTGAAAGTGGCGGATCCACTATCTTTGATGGGGGAAAATCAGGATTTGAAGCGAATCCCTTAAGAACAGCTAAAAATGATGAATTATTGGTGGTTGCTCCGGTGCACTGTAACATACCCTACCCTGTGCACATGACACACCATGAGGCAGTCAGATACCTTTTGAAGGACAGAATCAGGGTGCCAGTAATAGAAGTCACTGGTGTGAAGGGAAAAACCAGTGCAGTAGCCATACTCAAGGAAATATACCGGGATGAAAATCCCCTTATATTAAGCAGTCTTGGTGTTGAAATAGTAAAGGATGGAAGGGTGATTAATCTTCTGAAAGACATCAGTATAACTCCAGCCAGCATCATAACTGCCTGGAAACTGGCAGAAGAATTTTCACAGAAAGAAAATTTCAGGGTGGGTTTATGCATATTTGAAAGTTCCCTAGGAGGAACTGGCCTGGCTGAGGTGGGAGTTATCACCAACATTGCCGAGGATTACTCCATAGCCCAGAAAAAAAGCTGTGCCAGTAAAGCCAAAGCACAGATGTTTGAAAGTAAACTAGTTGTCTGTGACCATGATTCCTACCAGAACATTTATTCCCAAAGTTCTAATTCCCCTACTCTAGATCAGAAGACGAATACCTACTCCCTACAGGAAGGATCCAATTTAACAGTATCTCATGTAAATTATGGTCTTTTTAAAACCTCATTTCTGGTCAATGCCTGTGATTTGAAAACAAGAGATGGAAAGTGTATAAACACTTCTTTTGAGTGTTCCACTTTCGCCCCTGCTGATTATCACTTGGAAAATGTTCTATCTGCAATTTGTTCCTCATTATCTATGGGAACTCATCCAGAAACCATAATCCGGGGGTTAGAACGTTTCAAAGGTTTGCCAGGGAGAACCAGTATCAACAATCATTATTTTGCTGCTCACGGGGGTGTGCGGGTTTTTGAAGAAATAAATCCTGGAATAAATGTCACTGCGGTTCGAAAGGCAGTTAACATGATCCAGGAATATGAAAAACCAGCCCTAGTACTGGGGGGAAGCTACGGAGTTACATGCGAGGAAATTGATGAAAGATCACTTTCCAAATACCTGGAACAGGTCAGTAAGGAGATCACTGTAATCCTAACTGGAGAATTAGGCAGGAGCATAAATGATAAAATGAATTCTAAACTGATTTATCACAGTCAAATAGACCAGGCAGTTAATAAAGCTCGTGACAAAGGCGCTTTAAATATTTTACTCATTTTCCGTTCTAATTATGCTGATTTAAGGAGAAGATAG
- the hemC gene encoding hydroxymethylbilane synthase, with translation MQVGTRGSSLAMVQTKYVINSLSKITDDEIGIKIIKTTGDKIKDSQLYNMDVKGIFTKELDKAVLEENVDFAVHSLKDLPSELADDLEIIAVPPRESPHEVLVSPYTWDKLPEGSTLGTSSVRREAFCRYHQKNLEIQPIRGNIDTRIKKVVSGEYDATLMAEAGIKRLGLTSHIQQRFSIDYMTPAAGQGALAIVAREDTPKRKTLHALNHDTSYKEVMAEKKVLEELGVGCQWPLGVCARIKGDEMELKTILLTREGEILSQQVVTGSASDYEKIGLEAARRMREDCS, from the coding sequence TTGCAGGTAGGTACACGGGGCAGCAGTCTGGCCATGGTTCAAACCAAGTATGTTATAAATTCTTTATCAAAAATAACAGATGATGAAATAGGGATAAAAATAATAAAAACTACAGGGGATAAAATAAAAGATTCTCAACTTTATAATATGGATGTTAAAGGAATTTTCACCAAAGAACTGGACAAAGCAGTACTTGAAGAGAATGTGGATTTTGCGGTACACAGTTTAAAGGATCTTCCCAGTGAACTGGCTGATGATCTGGAAATCATAGCTGTACCCCCAAGAGAATCCCCCCATGAAGTGCTGGTATCACCCTACACTTGGGATAAACTCCCCGAAGGATCCACACTGGGAACCAGCAGTGTCAGGAGAGAAGCCTTTTGCAGGTATCATCAGAAAAATCTGGAAATTCAACCAATAAGGGGTAACATTGACACCAGGATAAAAAAAGTCGTATCCGGGGAATATGATGCCACATTAATGGCTGAAGCAGGTATTAAAAGATTAGGCTTAACCAGTCACATCCAGCAAAGATTTTCAATTGATTACATGACTCCCGCAGCTGGTCAGGGAGCACTGGCCATAGTTGCAAGAGAAGATACTCCTAAAAGAAAGACTTTACATGCCTTAAACCATGATACATCCTACAAAGAAGTGATGGCTGAAAAGAAAGTACTCGAAGAACTGGGAGTGGGTTGTCAGTGGCCTCTTGGAGTCTGTGCAAGAATTAAAGGAGATGAAATGGAGCTTAAAACTATTCTACTAACCCGTGAGGGTGAAATTCTCTCCCAACAAGTTGTAACCGGTTCTGCCAGTGACTATGAAAAAATTGGTCTTGAAGCTGCCAGACGAATGAGGGAGGATTGCTCGTGA
- a CDS encoding Gfo/Idh/MocA family oxidoreductase gives MNKVNVGVIGVGAMGHNHVRVYTRLKNANLLAVSDLMKGTLAEVSKKYNTVGFVDYDNILKMPEIDAVSVCVPTTYHHEVVMSAIEQGKHVLVEKPIAFTLKEAKDMVRAARKQGVKLATGHVERFNPAVLEAKKLLREKLIGEVVSVSAKRVGPFPPRIKDVGVTIDLAIHEVDVMAYLMDSPVSRVYAHVGSRLEKCEFEDHAEIMMEFYNQATGMLEVNWLTPYKKRQLEVTGTDGIISLDYIDQNVEVYGKNARKVRVPHHEPLMEELDSFLNAIILDEKPKITGEDGIHALKTVLAAMKSAREKIPVNIDID, from the coding sequence GTGAATAAGGTAAATGTGGGGGTGATTGGTGTAGGAGCCATGGGCCACAACCATGTCCGGGTCTACACCCGACTCAAAAACGCCAATCTCCTGGCAGTAAGCGACCTTATGAAAGGCACCCTGGCAGAAGTATCCAAGAAATACAACACTGTAGGATTCGTTGACTATGATAACATCCTGAAAATGCCAGAAATCGACGCAGTCAGTGTCTGTGTTCCCACCACCTACCACCACGAAGTGGTGATGAGTGCCATTGAACAGGGAAAACATGTGCTGGTGGAAAAACCCATAGCCTTCACCCTGAAAGAAGCAAAAGACATGGTAAGGGCCGCCAGGAAGCAAGGAGTGAAACTGGCAACTGGTCATGTGGAACGTTTCAACCCCGCAGTTTTGGAGGCTAAAAAGCTCCTCCGAGAAAAGTTAATAGGGGAAGTAGTTTCAGTCTCTGCCAAAAGGGTGGGGCCATTCCCTCCACGAATCAAAGATGTGGGGGTAACCATTGATCTGGCAATCCACGAAGTTGATGTCATGGCCTACCTTATGGACAGCCCTGTTTCCAGGGTTTACGCTCATGTGGGCAGCCGCCTTGAAAAATGTGAATTCGAGGACCATGCCGAGATTATGATGGAATTCTACAATCAGGCCACCGGTATGCTGGAGGTGAACTGGTTAACTCCCTACAAGAAAAGGCAACTGGAAGTCACAGGAACTGATGGAATAATTTCACTGGACTACATAGACCAGAATGTAGAGGTTTATGGTAAAAACGCCCGTAAAGTCAGGGTACCTCACCATGAACCACTAATGGAGGAACTGGACTCATTTTTAAATGCAATAATCCTAGACGAAAAACCAAAAATCACAGGAGAAGACGGGATCCACGCCTTGAAAACAGTTCTTGCCGCCATGAAATCTGCCAGAGAAAAAATACCAGTGAACATTGACATCGATTAA
- a CDS encoding orotate phosphoribosyltransferase-like protein has translation MDQKLIEKAHELRSRGFTTGEIADELNVSKDTARWLILQATDKTQKKTEEKAPLDFAINWKSLGGSSTRMSYVSAAMADMALEHGDVEVVVGITVSGIPFATMMAQFLDADMAVFHPIKHRKGKDAKGAVSSNFASVEGKKVVIVDDVITSGGTIGEAIKVFRNLKAEPLAAVVLIDKKGLLEVEKVPVESLIRVSRLG, from the coding sequence ATGGATCAGAAACTAATTGAAAAGGCTCATGAACTTAGAAGCAGAGGTTTTACTACTGGTGAGATAGCTGACGAACTCAATGTTTCCAAAGACACTGCACGGTGGCTTATACTCCAGGCAACAGACAAAACCCAGAAAAAAACAGAGGAAAAAGCACCACTTGATTTTGCCATTAACTGGAAGAGCCTGGGGGGTAGTTCCACCAGAATGTCCTACGTATCCGCAGCCATGGCAGACATGGCATTAGAGCACGGAGATGTGGAAGTGGTGGTGGGAATTACAGTCAGTGGAATACCCTTTGCCACCATGATGGCCCAGTTTTTAGATGCAGACATGGCAGTTTTCCACCCCATTAAACACCGCAAAGGAAAAGATGCTAAGGGAGCTGTAAGCAGCAACTTCGCTTCTGTTGAGGGGAAAAAGGTGGTAATAGTGGATGATGTCATAACCAGCGGAGGCACCATTGGTGAGGCAATAAAGGTTTTCAGAAACCTGAAAGCAGAGCCACTGGCTGCGGTGGTCTTAATCGACAAGAAAGGATTATTAGAAGTGGAAAAGGTTCCAGTGGAGTCTCTGATAAGGGTTAGTCGTTTGGGTTAG